The Cucurbita pepo subsp. pepo cultivar mu-cu-16 chromosome LG15, ASM280686v2, whole genome shotgun sequence genome contains the following window.
CTACCAATCCTTCAACTAACAATTCTTTAGAATGGCATCTCCAATTTGGTTAGTGGGACTTGCCCTAATCTTAGCTTCGATCTCTCCCACGGTTGCCAAAAGCTACCCGAAAGACTTCGTTGATGCCCACAATGTCATCCGCGCCGAGTATGGCGTCGGCCCGGTGTCTTGGAACACCACTTTGGCTATCTATGCTCGAAATTTTGCCAAAACAAAGATAGGTAACTGCGAGTTTGAGTACTCTAATGGACCTTATGGCGAAAACTTGGCAGAAGCATACGATAATACAACAGCAAAATTGACCGTGGACAAGTGGGCTATGGAGAAGAAATATTATGACTACAAAGAAAACAAGTGCATGGAGGAAGAGTGCGGGAATTTCAGGCAGGTGGTGTGGAAGGACACAACATCTATTGGCTGTGCTGAAATTGAGTGCATCAAGGATTACATTTTCACCGTTTGCAACTATTATCCTTCGGGAAACCATCCGAACGAACTTCCTTACTAAACTTGATCTCAGAATAAAACCATAGCTAGAAGAACAAAGGAACTGTATATTTAGGGTTGTGTAACAAAGAAAAGACAGAGTTTTGGTCCGAGACAAGCTCGCTCAACCTCCacccttcaaattttgttattattatttttttttatcaatattttaatccaAGTTTTGATCTTTTATAATATGCCATGCTAGCTTGCTCCATAGCTAGCCTTTGTATGTAACATAAAGATATTATTCGAATTGTTTATTAACAATCTCGAGCCCTACAAATTATACCCGAAAAACCAAACTGTTGCCTAAAAGTTAACTCGAGGCACGAACATTTAAGTCCACGTTtgtttcaaagttttaaaattgaaaaccacGATGGATatacttaattatttaatccaTCGTTGTTTATCAATATTAATATAgttaactatttaattataataaatctatagtaatttatttaaatatatataacaaataaaattttattaattagatAACTAGTAAACTAGCATTAGTTAGCATAgtcaataataaaaagttggtTTTGATAGAttataactaattatttattcgaattaattttgatgagctcattcattaatatattataattttaaaacgtaattaattgatttaaattaaaattttgattaataataaaaaaaactattattaattaaatagtctatttgcaataattattttatacatataattattcttttgaaatatttttgttgatttattaataattattctaatTATATAGGAATTGTAAGTATGTTAAAATAAgttgtattaaatatttaataataaaaaatttaaataatttatttgaggATAATcattccattaaaaaataggaatggattaaaattattttaataaattaacttaataaaaataaaataattaataaaaatatttatttaaagttgaGGAGTATAATGTAATTGTTAGAAGTATTTGGTTATGCAAcattaaacttaattaatttttaggtattatatattatattttcagaCATTCCAATCGTATATCTGGATTAttgtaaacaaaatatttaaccaAATGACTCGTCCATGGCACAGGAGATCGAactgtgtttttatttttaatgaaaatgttgtcaaTATGAGTCGACAAAGTTTATTATCTTACGAAGTAAGTGTTAGAAATCGAGTTCAGCTCCTATTCAACCTTTGGTTTGatgcaaatattgtttgtacACATTGAAATCGCGAAAGTCCGAATTTCAAGTCCTAAACGATTTTTAGGTCCACTCGCCACGGGTTGCCTTCTTTGGTCTCGTTGGTCTTGCTTGTAGGTCGTGTAGCTGCGGCTAGCACACTAAGATCAACTGCTTGGAGAACGTAGAAACTTGATCTTTTTACTTATATGATTAACCTTTTCAAGTATCTTCTTATTCATTTTGGTTTAAGAACAAAGAGTCAAACTCGTTGTTcaactttattatattattgcattTTTTAGGCTATGGCGTACAAAAAGTTTGTGCAATTTTTTATCTCGAACTAAATTGCTCGAATTCTGCTATCACCTTCCCCGCTGGTACATGGAATACACCTAGAGGGATAGGAAACTTATCTATATGCCTATTGTAGTCAATTTTTGTATCTAGGTGATTAACCACGACCTATTAGATTTGATAGGAAACCCATTAAGTTGCAATTAATATGCTTACCCAAGTGACTAAATTATACAAATGATAAGTGATTaagcttgtttttttttaggatcTCATTGTTGTGGTCGTACTTTTTCAACTGTGCGGCGTCGTGATCTTGATACTCTCACGACAAGTCTTGAGGAGATCCCAAGCCCCATGTTCATTTTTTGTCTATCTTTGTGGCTTCGTTGGATCTTAAACGATATTTGTTTTCGCCAACCGAACATCACTTGTGTAGAATCCAAGATTGTTCGACCACACATAACGTCtgtgcgtgcatgttcaattgtcCATGACACAACCAACTTGtctctacactaggccaagtcattcgaCTCTACCTTGTCTCTACACGATGCCAAGATTTCTTAATGCAACGTCGCATTCCATCTTGGTACTCAATTAACATGTCTCATATGTCTTGACGTCATCTTAAGTCACAAGGTGTCGTCGGTTATCACAGCTCACTTggtcatgccatcgagaacAGGTTCACATGTCGTTCATAACATCAAGAcatcccgaacatccatccatttcggttctatcgaggcattggcCCTCCTGTGCCTATACCATGTCATTTATGGATACCATACCAGATAGTGGGTACAAAATCCGACCTCCAACACATGGGTTAGAGCACAATACTGACACACTCGTGCCTCCCAGtattgtttttgaaaaacaCATTTGAAAGGAAAACACTCGTCTCAGAATGCTCACCCTCACTATGACACACGCATGTGCCACATAGTAGCTCGCTCGTGGAGATAGTCTTCATTTTTCGAAACAACAAGTAAGTAACATGGTCATGCGAAAGAGGATAAAAGAGAATGTCAGAATCATCAAAAGCCGAATCCTAAACATAGGACATTACATCATCTCATTTCATAATTACCACTCTAACCCGTAAatcaaaaacttcaaaattaaaatttttccattaaatgaagcaacaaaaagtttgaaaataactaaatcgaataataatgaaatattcaaatttttgacCTCTTTATTTGAATACATATACCTCAACCAGTTTTACGTTACTTCTTCGTACATTGAACACCTTTACGCAAAGACCTTCCAAGTTAaattaaaacgagaaaaataaGAAGACAAATTAACACAAAAACCGAAACGTACAAGTTAAGCAATGGCATGAATATTGTAAACTAATAGGACAAGATTACGAAAGTGATTGGGAGTCACATGTGCAAAGTACTATTAAGACCATGAATTGcttatcaaacaaaacaactaAAAGATATTGTAAGTTATCCAACCGTTTAGACTTTGTCAGTTTATGGGACATGTGAACCTATGACGACAACCCATGCTATCTTACCTTTTGAGTTTTCAAATCAACAATTCCCACTTCATTAAATTACTCAATTCCATAATTAATTGCTACCTTTATGGAGCAACTTGTGGGAGTTTGCtattaattagataaaattacttgtttaactaatttaattttgatatctaTGAAAAGTTAAtgatactaaaattaaaaaactaaattaattaataaaagactcacaaatatttaaaaaaaaagtgagcatgagagaaagttgaaaaagaaaagtgtaaGATTCTAAATCTATTAACCAATTAAAATAAgtgtaatattttgaaatataagaCAGATTCGACACATCCAAATTATAACCGATGACAATATTACGTCAcagaaacacaaaataataaattaatcttCCATACTAAATATGTTtgggatattttttttccttaaaatacacaaaactatagaagggaatgaaacatttcttatatgagtgtggaaatctcttatTAGTAGACGCGTTATAAAACCATGAAACTAgtagtgatacgtaacgagttaaaatgaacaatatctgctagtggtgggcttggacggttacaaatgatatcacagttagacaccgggtggtgtgccagtgaatACACGAGACCCCAAGGGAGGTagattttgagatctcacatcggttggggaagggaacgaaacatttcttatatgggtgtggaaacctcttgttagtagacatgttttaaaattatgaggctaacgacgatacgtaacgaactaaaacggacaatatctgctagtattGAGCTTGAACATAGTGTTATTTCTTCGATAACATCCTTTTATAAAATGCAtgtgaactttttttttttttttaacaaaaaaaatgcatgTGAACTTAAGAGATGTATGGCCCAtatgttattattaataaaaataaaatattgtgtCATTATTGTCCCATGATTTCTTATAGCATCGAAAAAACCATCCCTATTAATTATCGAGtattgaaatttgttgaatatttattctttttataagtaaaaattcttaaatacttataactaaaatatttcataaccTTTTGTTAGGAAAAGATTATGAGGGTAGGGCTAAGATCTCTAAGTTATTAGATCCATCCAAATGACTCGAATATAATTACACAATTTGTCACCTCtcggaaaacaaaaaaaataggaaatagGAAACTCTAACCATCGATCTAGCCGATGAGATGCTAGTTGCACTCGTCGAGCAGAAGCCAAACAACTCATCTTCAATCGCTAATCTCTAGCTCTCCTAAGAGCTATATGACTTTCTTGACAAAATTCCATTCGTTTTCACCGCTTGTTTCATCAAACCAAACAACCAAAACGtaaatttgaaactaaatGTTAAAAGTTCCAAAGAACTTTAGCTCATCGAGTCGATTCGGGAACGAATTTGGTCATAGAACAACCCTAAAACTCATGAGTCACTTTGTTTGGAGGTGattttgcttatttttttttttgccatttTCACAATTCAGATCCGATTCAATGAGGCTTTTACTAGTTCTTAATTCTAATTGATGAGTCTCTAGTACACGGTAGTTTGAGATCCAAAAATTGGTGTAAATATTATGACAAAGAAATcaatagataaaaatataaaactaaatagttACGAAACTGATATTAATTAGAAAGACTTAGCCATTAATGAGAAGCGATAATTTCCTACCAAATAAGGTGGCAAATTTATCAACAAAAGTAGGTCAGATGAACACATGCATGACCCATATCGACATAATGTCCCATTATGCAACAAACAATAAAGAATCACCTTCTCTTTAAAACCACTAAATCCCTCTCTATAAATGCCCTCTACCGGACCCCAAATCCCCTCCACCAAGACCTTTTGAAAATGGCTTCCCCCACCATTCTCTCTACCATATGCTTAGTAGGGTTCCTCCTAGCTCCCATCTCCAACGCCCAAAACTCCCCGGAAGACTTCGTCGACACCCACAACGACGTCCGAGCGGCAGTCGGGGTTGGGCCGGTCTCTTGGGACGATAATCTCGCCGTCTATGCTCAAAATTACGCCTATAGTAAGATCGAAACCTGCGAGATGGAGCACTCTAATGGACCTTATGGCGAAAACCTTGCCGAGGGGTACGGCGAGATGACCGCCGTGGAAGCAGTGAAGTTTTGGGCAACCGAGAAAAAGTTCTACAACCACCATTTGAATCAATGCGTCGGGGACGAGTGCGGTCATTATACACAAATAGTGTGGAGGGACACTAAGAACATAGGGTGTGCTAGAGTGAAATGTGAGAACAATTGGGTTTTTGTGATCTGCAGCTATTATCCTCCTGGAAATTATGTAGGCCAATATCCTTACTGAACTTTGGGGATCTATAAGAAAGAACTATATGATGCTCTATCAtgtattttacaaaatatatatatatatatatatatatatatatatatatatatatatagatatagatatagatatgtATAATGAGTAGTTTATACGTCTTAATGTTTAAATTTCGATATACTACTAATGTACAATTAGTATATCAATACtcattcaaaattgatttCAAGTATGAAATTGGTGTATAAATGGTATATCAACACTCATTCGAAAATGCAATTTCAAGTGAAGCATTACTGTATGAACCGTTCAACAATGCTCGTTCGAAATGCATATAAAGTATAATATCGTTGTTTCAATAGTATGCCAATACTAatataaattacattttaagtATATCATTACTGTATCGGTAATATATCGATACTCGTGTAATTTCAAGTGAATTTCGAATGAGTATTGATATATTGTAGGATAAGTTGTAAATATATCAACGAGAGTAAAATTGgtataactaaaaaaaaaatttacttataaattatGACACCCGAGTAAACGAGGAGTATCTAAATAAGAGCGATCCTTGAGgatagaatgactaagaaaagtttgaaagaattgaaagttactacttATATCAGATACATCTTTCTTTTCggtagctcaatcataggaactttATGGTTAAGCGTGCTTTACTTGTAGCAATTCTATATTGAGTAACCTCCTATGAATTTTCTTGGGATGCATGCGAGTGAGGATGAAGCATCCCACGAAAAAGTCGTGTTGATCTGTGGAGATAGTCTTTACTTTTATGAAGCAAGGAGTAAGGAATCGTATTGGTCTGTGGGGTTAGTTTTTACTCTTAAGAAACGAGGAGTAGGTAATGTGACTGTACCGCAGGGGATGTCGGGGTCATCAGATGCGGAACAGGGAGTAACACGACCATGTCGTATAGGATGTCGAAGTCATCACGTGCGAATTCGAATCCTGATCTAACTTGGGGATAGTCTTTACTCATAAGAAACGAGGAGTAGGTAATGTGACTATGCCGTAGGGGATGTCAGGGCCATCAGATGCGGAATAGAGGGTAACTTGACCATGTCATATAGGATGTCGGGACCATCACGTGTCAAATTCGAATCCTGATCTAAATTTTGAGCATGGATCATtacaaaaatctaaaaaatgcTAGATTTGCCAATATAGCCCACTCAAATTTCACATCTCAAtctaaaatggaaattaaaaagaaaatgtagcaatttttttacaaaaaggaaaaaagaaatctagAACGCTTGACATCTCAACTTGTATTTAATTATCTCAACCAGAATATAATGAAGCAACCAAATTCTGTCggagaaattaaaagagataTAGACAGTGACAATAATGGCTTGaactttattaaatatataattgttgtcatgttttattaaaaataaaaatttgaataaatgataTGCACAACGTGAGTATAACATCTGAAGTCTgtcactaatagatattgttcgttttagcccgttatgtatTATTATAAGTtccacgattttaaaacacgtttacttgggagaggtttctacacccttataagtaatgttttgtttccctctccaaccgatatgagatctcacaatccaccccccataaggacccaacatcctcgccGACACACTAtttggtgtctagctctaataccatttataacagctcaaacctaccactagcaaatattggctgctttggctcgttacgtatcaccatcatactcatggtttttaaaacgcgtctactatgacagggtctagccctactccgactaATACATTAAACCATCTGATGACTCACTCTGATGATGATGCGTAATTGAccaaattggacaatatctgctactaGTAGGTTTGGGTTGTACACGAATCTAATCcgatccaaaaaaaaatcatggttgtgttgatttgggttgggttcaatATTTAACGAGAGTTATTTAGGTTGAAAATTTAACAACTCGAATAATTGtgatagatttaaaaaatgtctcaacccGACTCAATGCAATCCACGAACACCAATATTTTGTGGTTAAACAAAAAGTTTTGGATCACCCCACTTAAACTTTTGACttatatgaattattaataaaatatgggTATATAGTTTATAGAAAGCCcacaaaactaaaaga
Protein-coding sequences here:
- the LOC111776399 gene encoding basic form of pathogenesis-related protein 1-like, translated to MASPIWLVGLALILASISPTVAKSYPKDFVDAHNVIRAEYGVGPVSWNTTLAIYARNFAKTKIGNCEFEYSNGPYGENLAEAYDNTTAKLTVDKWAMEKKYYDYKENKCMEEECGNFRQVVWKDTTSIGCAEIECIKDYIFTVCNYYPSGNHPNELPY
- the LOC111811916 gene encoding basic form of pathogenesis-related protein 1-like encodes the protein MASPTILSTICLVGFLLAPISNAQNSPEDFVDTHNDVRAAVGVGPVSWDDNLAVYAQNYAYSKIETCEMEHSNGPYGENLAEGYGEMTAVEAVKFWATEKKFYNHHLNQCVGDECGHYTQIVWRDTKNIGCARVKCENNWVFVICSYYPPGNYVGQYPY